Proteins found in one Leishmania donovani BPK282A1 complete genome, chromosome 13 genomic segment:
- a CDS encoding NADH-cytochrome b5 reductase, putative, whose protein sequence is MVGVLVIIAFSMAAFFAFMFTRTTKVAMDPTMFKHFKLIKRTEVTHDTFIFRFALENETQTLGLPIGQHIVLRADCTTAGKTETVTHSYTPISSDDEKGYVDFMIKVYFAGVHPSFPHGGRLSQYMYHMKLGEKIEMRGPQGKFIYLGNGTSRIHKPGKGIVTEKVDAYAAIAGGTGITPILQIIHAIKKNKEDPTKVFLVYGNQTERDILLRKELDEAAANDSRFHVWYTIDREATPEWKYDIGYVREEMFRKHLPVPDMLGSDSVPQNAGIKKVMALMCGPPPMVQMAIKPNLERIGYTADNIFNF, encoded by the coding sequence ATGGTCGGCGTTCTCGTCATCATCGCCTTCAGCATGGCGGCCTTCTTTGCGTTCATGTTTACGCGCACGACGAAGGTGGCCATGGACCCGACGATGTTCAAGCATTTTAAGCTGATCAAGCGCACAGAGGTGACCCATGACACCTTCATCTTCCGCTTCGCCCTCGAGAACGAGACGCAGACGCTCGGCCTGCCGATTGGGCAGCACATTGTGCTCCGCGCCGACTGCACGACGGCTGGCAAGACGGAGACAGTCACGCACTCCTACACTCCCATCTCCAGTGACGACGAGAAGGGCTACGTGGACTTCATGATCAAGGTGTACTTCGCCGGCGTGCACCCCAGCTTCCCGCATGGCGGCCGGCTGTCGCAGTACATGTATCACATGAAGCTCGGCGAAAAGATAGAAATGCGTGGGCCGCAGGGCAAGTTCATCTACCTGGGCAACGGCACCTCGCGCATCCACAAACCGGGCAAGGGCATCGTCACGGAGAAAGTGGACGCCTATGCGGccatcgccggcggcacTGGCATCACCCCGATTCTGCAGATCATCCACGCCATTAAGAAGAACAAGGAGGACCCTACAAAGGTGTTCCTTGTGTATGGCAACCAGACGGAGCGTGACATCCTGCTGCGCAAGGagctggacgaggcggccgccaacGACAGCCGCTTTCACGTATGGTACACCATCGACCGCGAGGCCACGCCAGAGTGGAAATACGATATTGGCTACGTCCGCGAGGAGATGTTCCGCAAGCACCTGCCCGTGCCCGACATgctcggcagcgacagcgtgcCGCAGAACGCCGGGATCAAGAAGGTCATGGCGCTCATGTGCGGCCCACCACCGATGGTCCAGATGGCGATCAAGCCGAACCTGGAGCGCATCGGCTACACCGCCGATAACATCTTCAACTTCTAA